In Acidobacteriota bacterium, one DNA window encodes the following:
- a CDS encoding damage-inducible protein DinB — translation MRMTELLIAAVEREAPRTRRVLEQVPVGRDDWRPHEKSMPLGRLAGTVATMPSWINLVLEQDELDLTPPPGQGQYHPTPTDALASTHDALVEKALGALAATNDDHLMTTTWRLRAMGQIVMEELRHIVLLDTISHLSHHRGQLTVYLRLLGRTVPSVYGPSADDPRFL, via the coding sequence ATGCGAATGACCGAGCTGTTGATTGCGGCAGTGGAGCGCGAGGCGCCCCGCACACGCCGCGTGTTGGAACAGGTGCCTGTCGGACGCGACGACTGGCGTCCGCACGAGAAGTCCATGCCGCTCGGCCGTCTGGCCGGAACGGTCGCGACCATGCCGTCGTGGATCAACCTCGTGCTCGAGCAGGACGAGCTCGATCTCACGCCGCCACCTGGGCAGGGACAGTACCATCCGACGCCGACGGACGCGCTGGCATCGACGCACGACGCGCTCGTCGAGAAGGCGCTCGGCGCGCTGGCGGCCACGAACGACGACCATCTGATGACGACCACGTGGCGGCTGCGCGCCATGGGACAGATCGTCATGGAGGAGCTGCGGCACATCGTGCTCCTCGACACGATCAGCCACCTGTCGCACCACCGCGGGCAGTTGACCGTGTACCTGCGGCTGCTCGGCCGGACGGTCCCCTCCGTCTACGGGCCCAGCGCCGACGATCCGCGGTTTCTCTGA
- a CDS encoding sugar phosphate isomerase/epimerase, translating to MPTRREFLTTAAAALGAATTPALAWQTKEIVTRLNAPVGLQLWSLRAYLPKDLSGTLANVRRMGFREVEGAGLWGRTAAELRQALDTAGLRCQSAHLGYERLRDDLTGALNEARAVGATWVVCPWIPHENAVTREQILRAADLFTRAARTASQSGLRFAYHCHGYEFVPADEGTLFDTLARNTDQKLVEFQIDVFHAFYGGADPAALIRRHAPRVTSLHLKDLKKGTPVVAGTGTGTPDIDVPVGSGALDMSAVLRAAMKAATRFYYLEDESADPLTHIPRSVAWLESVAL from the coding sequence ATGCCGACCCGACGCGAGTTCCTCACGACTGCCGCTGCCGCGCTCGGCGCGGCCACCACGCCGGCGCTGGCGTGGCAGACGAAAGAGATCGTGACGCGGCTCAACGCGCCGGTCGGACTGCAGCTCTGGAGCCTCCGCGCGTATCTGCCGAAGGATCTCTCCGGCACGCTCGCGAACGTCCGCCGCATGGGGTTCCGCGAGGTCGAGGGCGCTGGCCTGTGGGGCAGGACGGCTGCGGAACTGCGGCAGGCGCTCGATACGGCCGGCCTGCGGTGCCAGTCGGCGCATCTCGGGTACGAACGGCTGCGCGACGATCTCACCGGTGCGCTGAACGAAGCGCGCGCGGTGGGCGCAACGTGGGTCGTCTGCCCGTGGATCCCGCACGAGAACGCCGTCACGCGCGAGCAGATCCTGCGCGCGGCCGATCTGTTCACGCGGGCCGCGCGAACGGCCAGCCAGTCGGGCCTCCGCTTCGCCTATCACTGCCACGGTTACGAGTTCGTGCCGGCCGACGAAGGCACGCTGTTCGACACGCTGGCGCGCAACACCGATCAGAAGCTCGTGGAGTTCCAGATCGACGTCTTCCACGCGTTCTACGGTGGCGCCGATCCGGCCGCGCTCATCCGCCGGCACGCCCCGAGGGTGACCAGCCTGCACCTCAAGGACTTGAAGAAGGGCACGCCCGTCGTGGCCGGCACCGGCACGGGCACGCCCGACATCGACGTGCCGGTCGGGAGCGGCGCGCTCGACATGTCTGCGGTGCTGCGCGCCGCGATGAAGGCGGCGACGCGCTTCTACTATCTCGAAGACGAGAGTGCCGACCCGCTGACCCACATTCCGCGCAGCGTCGCCTGGCTCGAGTCCGTCGCGCTGTAG
- a CDS encoding SRPBCC family protein: MKVSKEIGAPVDVVFQRFTDIQRGPEHVSNIKNVQVLTPGPFGLHTRWRESREVIGRLDDAEMEVTSFEKNRHYTITHQKAGVKIDTVFTFEPIPTGTRVSVEFALRNEGLPPGLLAPVEWAIAGKVRDVLSNDLADLKSSVERLAAAS, encoded by the coding sequence GTGAAAGTTTCCAAAGAGATCGGCGCGCCGGTGGACGTGGTGTTCCAGCGCTTCACCGACATCCAGCGTGGTCCGGAGCACGTATCGAACATCAAGAACGTGCAGGTGTTGACGCCCGGGCCGTTCGGTCTGCACACGCGCTGGCGCGAATCGCGCGAGGTGATCGGCAGGCTCGACGACGCGGAGATGGAAGTGACGTCGTTCGAGAAGAACCGGCACTACACGATCACGCATCAGAAGGCCGGCGTGAAGATCGATACGGTGTTCACGTTCGAGCCGATCCCGACGGGCACCCGCGTCAGCGTGGAGTTCGCGCTCCGCAACGAAGGGCTGCCGCCTGGCCTGCTGGCGCCGGTCGAATGGGCGATCGCCGGCAAGGTGCGCGACGTGCTGTCGAACGACCTCGCCGATCTGAAGTCGTCGGTCGAACGGCTGGCGGCCGCGAGCTGA
- a CDS encoding DUF2721 domain-containing protein has translation MDSFAQSPFAALTIIGAPAILTNASALLCLVTSNRLARIVDRTRVLASELGRIDLASSMASTYEQHLGKLKVRAQLLMRALRLFTMSIGSFAAAALISVVGTLLAARANDVIWESTAALSLVSGTAGVAGLVFGSGIVVRETHLAVQFLEQEIEFLQVRERPH, from the coding sequence ATGGACAGCTTCGCCCAGAGCCCGTTCGCGGCGCTCACCATCATCGGCGCTCCCGCGATTCTGACCAACGCGTCGGCGCTGCTCTGCCTCGTGACCAGCAACCGGCTGGCCCGGATCGTCGATCGCACGCGGGTGCTCGCATCGGAGCTCGGCCGGATCGATCTCGCCAGCAGCATGGCGTCGACGTACGAGCAGCACCTCGGCAAGCTGAAGGTCCGCGCGCAACTGCTCATGCGCGCGCTGCGCCTCTTCACGATGTCGATCGGGTCGTTCGCGGCGGCGGCGCTGATCTCCGTCGTCGGCACGCTCCTGGCGGCGCGCGCGAACGACGTCATCTGGGAGAGCACGGCGGCGCTCAGCCTCGTGTCCGGCACGGCCGGCGTCGCCGGCCTCGTCTTCGGCAGCGGCATCGTCGTGCGCGAGACCCACTTGGCGGTCCAGTTCCTCGAACAGGAGATCGAGTTCCTGCAGGTGCGCGAGCGGCCGCACTGA
- the mgtA gene encoding magnesium-translocating P-type ATPase has product MTQDAARAPVDAWPRPAAYWSLDLADLFGRFQSGHAGLPAAEAADRLEAVGPNELRIRRTFTRLRVLAHQCASPLLLLLVFAALASLVTREWFDAGIVLTIVLATVGIGYSREYSAAAAAAALQSRLQVKATVVRDRRPVTLLPQQIVPGDVILLAAGSLVPADAVILEAADFYVSEAVLTGESFPVPKRPGRLDAHTALAERTNCVFLGTNVRSGTARCLVVATGARTEFGAIARRLTLRPPDTEFDRGIRRFGYLLTSAMLVMVLLVFVAHVVAGRPPIETLLFAVALAVGLSPELLPAILGVNLSRGAATMAAQGVLVRRLNAIENLGSMDVLCTDKTGTLTEGVVQLDGAYDSIGRASDRVLHLAAMNAALETGIASPLDDAITAAHRVDSDGFEKLGEVPFDFVRKRVTVIVAEGAGALLVTKGAFAQVIEACVRDANGAALGDEQLASLQRQCDDWTTRGIRVLGVATRIVDRRESYRRDDERDMVFEGFLTFLDRPKDGVAKALTDLKTLGVSVKVITGDSRAVARHVASLVGLPADAVLTGRELDDLHDEALWREAERTDLFVEVDPNQKERIILSLKKMGHVVGFLGDGVNDAPAMHAADTSLSVEQAVDVAREAADFVLLERGLDVIRRGIEEGRRTFANTLKYVLITTSANLGNMISMAAASLVLPFLPLTAGQILLNNFLSDVPAIGIAGDSVDPELVDAPRRWDMRFIGRFMVEFGILSSIFDALTFALLWFVFRATPAAFRTTWFLESLLTELAVALVMRTRRPFFRSRPGRLLLLSTAVLMVGALVLPYLPHSTSFGFVPLPAPLVLTVAAITMLYVVAAELQKAWFYRREDHRRGIFPRGGGNSPDEVGPGAAVPAAG; this is encoded by the coding sequence GTGACGCAGGACGCGGCGCGCGCGCCTGTCGACGCGTGGCCGCGTCCCGCGGCGTACTGGTCGCTCGATCTCGCCGATCTCTTCGGCCGCTTCCAGTCCGGCCACGCCGGCCTGCCGGCCGCCGAGGCTGCGGATCGCCTCGAGGCGGTCGGCCCCAACGAGCTCCGAATCCGGCGAACGTTCACCCGCCTCCGCGTGCTCGCGCACCAGTGCGCGAGCCCGCTGCTGCTGCTCCTGGTGTTCGCGGCGCTCGCCTCGCTCGTCACGCGCGAGTGGTTCGATGCCGGCATCGTGCTGACGATCGTGCTCGCCACGGTCGGCATCGGCTACTCGCGCGAATACAGCGCCGCCGCCGCGGCCGCGGCGCTGCAATCGCGCCTGCAAGTGAAGGCGACGGTGGTGCGCGATCGTCGTCCCGTCACCTTGCTGCCGCAGCAGATCGTGCCGGGCGACGTCATCCTGCTCGCCGCCGGGAGCCTCGTGCCGGCGGACGCCGTCATCCTCGAGGCGGCGGACTTCTACGTGAGCGAAGCCGTCCTCACGGGCGAGAGCTTCCCCGTGCCCAAGCGGCCCGGCCGGCTCGATGCGCACACGGCGCTCGCGGAGCGGACCAACTGCGTGTTCCTCGGCACGAACGTCCGCAGCGGCACGGCCCGCTGTCTCGTGGTCGCCACCGGCGCCCGGACGGAGTTCGGCGCCATCGCCCGCCGGCTGACGCTCCGCCCTCCCGACACGGAGTTCGATCGCGGCATCCGGCGCTTCGGCTACCTGCTGACGAGCGCGATGCTCGTGATGGTGCTGCTCGTCTTCGTCGCGCACGTCGTCGCCGGCCGCCCGCCGATCGAGACGTTGCTCTTCGCCGTCGCGCTCGCCGTCGGGCTGAGCCCCGAGTTGCTGCCCGCCATCCTCGGCGTCAACCTGTCGCGCGGCGCCGCGACGATGGCCGCGCAGGGCGTGCTCGTCCGGCGGCTCAACGCCATCGAGAACCTGGGCAGCATGGACGTGCTGTGCACGGACAAGACCGGCACGCTGACCGAAGGCGTGGTCCAGCTCGACGGCGCGTACGATTCCATCGGCCGTGCCTCCGATCGCGTGCTGCACCTCGCGGCGATGAACGCCGCGCTGGAGACCGGCATCGCCAGCCCGCTGGACGATGCGATTACCGCGGCGCACCGGGTCGATTCCGATGGCTTCGAGAAGCTCGGCGAGGTGCCCTTCGATTTCGTCCGCAAGCGCGTGACCGTCATCGTTGCCGAGGGCGCCGGGGCGCTGCTCGTCACCAAGGGGGCCTTCGCGCAGGTGATCGAGGCGTGCGTCCGTGACGCAAACGGCGCGGCGCTCGGCGACGAGCAGCTCGCCTCATTGCAGCGCCAGTGCGACGACTGGACGACGCGCGGGATCCGCGTGCTCGGCGTGGCCACGCGCATCGTCGACCGGCGCGAGTCCTATCGGCGGGACGACGAGCGGGACATGGTGTTCGAGGGCTTCCTCACTTTCCTGGATCGGCCGAAGGACGGCGTGGCGAAGGCGCTCACCGACCTGAAGACGCTCGGCGTCTCGGTCAAGGTGATCACGGGCGACAGCCGCGCGGTCGCGCGGCACGTGGCCTCGCTCGTCGGCCTGCCGGCCGACGCCGTGCTCACCGGCCGTGAGCTCGACGACCTGCACGACGAGGCGCTGTGGCGCGAGGCCGAACGCACGGATCTCTTCGTGGAAGTGGATCCGAACCAGAAGGAGCGGATCATCCTTTCGCTGAAGAAGATGGGACACGTCGTCGGGTTCCTCGGCGACGGCGTCAACGATGCGCCCGCCATGCACGCGGCCGATACCAGCCTGTCGGTCGAGCAGGCGGTGGACGTCGCGCGCGAGGCCGCCGACTTCGTGCTGCTCGAGCGCGGTCTCGACGTGATCCGCCGTGGCATCGAGGAAGGCCGGCGCACGTTCGCCAACACGCTGAAGTACGTGCTCATCACCACGAGCGCGAACCTCGGCAACATGATCAGCATGGCGGCGGCATCGCTCGTGCTGCCGTTCCTGCCGCTCACGGCGGGGCAGATCCTGCTCAACAACTTCCTGTCGGACGTGCCGGCGATCGGGATCGCCGGCGACAGCGTGGATCCGGAGCTCGTCGACGCGCCGCGGCGCTGGGACATGCGCTTCATCGGCCGCTTCATGGTCGAGTTCGGGATCCTCAGCTCGATCTTCGATGCGCTCACGTTCGCGCTGCTGTGGTTCGTCTTCCGGGCCACGCCGGCGGCGTTCCGGACGACCTGGTTTCTCGAGTCGCTGCTGACCGAGCTCGCCGTCGCGCTCGTCATGCGGACGCGGCGCCCGTTCTTCCGTAGCCGGCCCGGCCGCCTTCTCCTTCTGTCCACCGCGGTGCTCATGGTCGGGGCGCTCGTCCTGCCATACCTCCCCCACAGCACGTCCTTCGGCTTCGTGCCTCTCCCGGCGCCGCTCGTCCTGACGGTCGCCGCGATCACGATGCTGTACGTCGTGGCGGCCGAGCTCCAGAAGGCCTGGTTCTACCGCCGCGAGGACCACCGGCGTGGGATATTCCCGCGCGGCGGCGGCAATTCCCCAGACGAAGTCGGGCCGGGCGCCGCCGTGCCGGCCGCCGGGTGA
- a CDS encoding low molecular weight phosphotyrosine protein phosphatase, whose protein sequence is MPTRVLFVCLGNICRSPAAEAAFAHAIELAGRTAEFEIDSAGTGRWHVGEPADERMRLAAARRGLALASVARQIEAGDFERFDYILAMDQQNLRVLAERAPARHRAQVRLFRDFDPEDAGADVPDPYYGGPDGFDEVLDIVTRTSRVLLETLAGLPGVPDTGPTRAETAAESSPETGAPDAVSLPGGGRARGPRGPG, encoded by the coding sequence ATGCCAACCCGGGTGCTCTTCGTCTGCCTCGGCAACATCTGCCGGTCGCCTGCGGCAGAGGCGGCGTTCGCGCATGCCATCGAATTGGCCGGCCGCACGGCCGAATTCGAGATCGACTCGGCCGGCACCGGCCGGTGGCACGTCGGCGAGCCGGCCGACGAGCGCATGCGCCTGGCCGCCGCGCGGCGGGGCCTCGCCCTCGCGAGCGTCGCCCGTCAGATCGAGGCCGGCGACTTCGAGCGCTTCGACTACATCCTCGCGATGGACCAGCAGAACCTGCGCGTCCTCGCGGAGAGAGCTCCCGCTCGCCATCGCGCCCAGGTTCGCTTGTTCCGGGATTTCGATCCCGAGGACGCCGGCGCCGACGTGCCCGATCCCTATTACGGCGGACCTGACGGCTTCGACGAGGTGCTCGACATCGTCACGCGCACGAGCCGGGTACTGCTTGAGACGTTGGCCGGCCTGCCCGGGGTTCCGGACACTGGTCCAACTCGGGCCGAAACGGCAGCCGAATCGTCGCCCGAGACGGGCGCGCCTGACGCCGTGAGCCTCCCGGGCGGTGGCAGAGCGCGAGGCCCGCGCGGTCCCGGCTGA
- a CDS encoding LEA type 2 family protein: MTRLRLLLLAAALAAGCATLGPLGAIVQPPRIEEARDQPVEVRLMPPSRSSVFGGATIRLWTRITNPNPYGFTLSSLSGTLFLDDVRAATTGFPLGLPLAAGGDSVIPIEFAISFADLPNLAAVVRRAAAREPIGYRLDGTIGVDAGRLGAPLFGPMTLVRGTID; the protein is encoded by the coding sequence ATGACACGTCTCCGGCTTCTCTTGTTGGCCGCCGCGCTTGCCGCCGGATGTGCGACCTTGGGGCCGCTCGGCGCGATCGTGCAGCCGCCGCGCATCGAGGAAGCCCGCGATCAGCCGGTCGAAGTGCGGCTCATGCCGCCCTCGAGATCGAGCGTGTTCGGCGGCGCGACCATTCGACTGTGGACGCGGATCACCAATCCGAATCCGTACGGCTTCACGCTGTCGTCGCTGAGCGGCACGCTGTTCCTCGACGACGTGCGGGCGGCGACGACGGGTTTTCCGCTGGGGCTGCCGCTCGCGGCCGGCGGCGATTCGGTGATCCCGATCGAGTTCGCGATCAGCTTCGCGGACCTGCCCAACCTCGCGGCCGTCGTCCGCCGCGCGGCCGCCCGCGAGCCGATCGGCTATCGGCTCGACGGCACCATTGGCGTGGACGCCGGGCGTCTCGGCGCGCCGCTCTTCGGGCCGATGACGCTCGTGCGCGGCACGATCGATTGA
- a CDS encoding AI-2E family transporter, which translates to MATTSGAPVSRAHHKPATRNRLTFGALLTMTVIGVALSLLVVSPFLSALTWAFALAVVAHPLHEWIHRRIASPNLAAGISVVLVTLILFLPAAFVVWRVGEQASEGFDQIRQQLEGGTLRSQAARVPFGGRFYDALIGQGGKQNGEGTLAASVPQQAGAWLQAAIGAAVQGLVALFVLFFLFRDRAQVLGTVRSYLPMSDREVDYFLARIRNMTHATIYGNGLTSLLQGTLGGIMFAVLGLEGALLWGVAMALLSLIPSAGAFVIWLPAAVVLAFQDEWLKAAILAGWGVLVVGTIDNVLYPVLVGKEMKLHALAVFLSLVGGLFVFGAPGLVLGPVVAAATVALLDILRARTTRRRSAVEPR; encoded by the coding sequence GTGGCCACCACCTCCGGCGCCCCGGTATCCCGGGCGCACCACAAACCGGCGACGCGGAACCGGCTCACCTTCGGCGCGCTGCTCACCATGACGGTGATCGGCGTGGCGCTGTCGCTCCTCGTCGTCAGCCCATTCCTGTCGGCGCTGACGTGGGCCTTCGCGTTGGCCGTTGTCGCTCATCCGCTGCACGAATGGATTCACCGGCGCATCGCGTCACCGAACCTCGCCGCCGGCATCAGCGTCGTGCTGGTCACGCTCATCCTGTTCCTGCCCGCGGCATTCGTGGTCTGGCGCGTGGGAGAGCAGGCGAGCGAAGGGTTCGACCAGATCCGGCAGCAGCTCGAGGGCGGCACGCTCCGCAGCCAGGCGGCGCGTGTGCCGTTCGGCGGGCGCTTCTACGACGCCTTGATCGGCCAGGGCGGCAAACAGAACGGCGAGGGCACGCTCGCGGCGAGCGTGCCGCAGCAGGCTGGTGCATGGCTGCAGGCTGCCATCGGGGCCGCCGTGCAGGGGCTCGTGGCGCTGTTCGTGCTCTTCTTCCTGTTCCGCGATCGGGCGCAAGTGCTCGGCACGGTTCGCAGCTACCTGCCGATGTCGGATCGCGAGGTGGACTACTTCCTCGCGCGGATCCGGAACATGACGCACGCGACGATCTACGGCAACGGCCTGACGTCGCTCTTGCAGGGCACGCTCGGCGGGATCATGTTCGCCGTGCTCGGCCTCGAGGGCGCCCTTCTGTGGGGCGTCGCGATGGCGCTGCTCTCGCTGATTCCGTCCGCCGGCGCGTTCGTGATCTGGCTGCCGGCGGCGGTCGTGCTCGCGTTCCAGGACGAATGGCTCAAGGCGGCGATTCTGGCCGGCTGGGGCGTGCTCGTGGTCGGGACGATCGACAACGTGCTCTATCCCGTGCTCGTCGGCAAGGAGATGAAGCTGCACGCGCTCGCGGTGTTCCTGTCGCTCGTCGGCGGGCTGTTCGTGTTCGGCGCGCCGGGCCTCGTCCTCGGCCCCGTCGTCGCCGCCGCGACGGTGGCGCTGCTCGACATCCTGAGGGCGAGGACGACGCGCCGCCGGTCGGCGGTCGAGCCGCGTTGA
- the galT gene encoding galactose-1-phosphate uridylyltransferase gives MFRRELRKPDGRALWLYSRDPIPELPAPAPSGAGGGSHLRWHPLRGEWVAYATHRQNRTFLPPAEYNPLAPTTDPRNPTELPAGPYDVAVFENLFATLTRHPGVPPETIVPTAPGFGVCEVVVFTQDRDATLGTLPLWHLELIVDVWADRTAALGAVPGVQYVMPFENKGVEVGVTLHHPHGQIYAYPFVPPVPARELAEQRSFHAVHHRGLLDDHIRRECDDGRRILYVSDEAVAFVPVCARYAYEVWIAPRRPAASLPDLTRGERRELARALKTVLLKFDGLWNRPFPYVMAFHQAPTDGEPHPEAHVHLEIYPPYRMPGRLKHLAGSEIAAGVFTADTLPEQTADELRKVAVSID, from the coding sequence ATGTTTCGACGCGAACTTCGGAAGCCCGACGGCCGCGCACTGTGGCTCTACAGCCGCGATCCGATTCCCGAGCTGCCCGCGCCTGCGCCGTCCGGCGCTGGCGGCGGATCGCACCTGCGCTGGCATCCGCTTCGCGGTGAATGGGTGGCGTACGCCACCCATCGTCAGAACCGGACGTTCCTTCCGCCTGCCGAATACAATCCGCTGGCGCCGACAACGGATCCGCGAAACCCGACCGAGCTTCCGGCCGGGCCGTATGACGTCGCCGTCTTCGAGAATCTGTTCGCCACGCTCACCCGCCATCCAGGCGTGCCTCCGGAGACCATCGTACCGACCGCGCCGGGCTTCGGCGTGTGTGAAGTCGTCGTCTTCACGCAGGACCGCGACGCGACGCTCGGCACGCTGCCGCTCTGGCACCTCGAGCTCATCGTCGACGTGTGGGCCGATCGCACGGCGGCGCTCGGCGCGGTGCCGGGCGTGCAGTACGTGATGCCGTTCGAGAACAAGGGCGTCGAGGTTGGTGTGACGCTGCACCACCCGCACGGGCAGATCTACGCGTACCCGTTCGTTCCGCCGGTTCCCGCGAGAGAGCTGGCCGAGCAGCGGAGCTTCCATGCGGTCCACCACCGTGGGTTGCTCGACGATCACATCCGCCGCGAGTGCGACGACGGCCGCCGGATCCTTTACGTGAGCGACGAGGCGGTCGCGTTCGTTCCGGTGTGTGCACGCTACGCGTACGAAGTCTGGATTGCGCCGCGCCGCCCTGCGGCGTCGCTGCCGGATCTCACGCGCGGCGAGCGCCGCGAGCTCGCGCGGGCGCTCAAGACCGTGCTGTTGAAGTTCGATGGCTTGTGGAACCGGCCGTTTCCTTACGTGATGGCGTTCCACCAGGCGCCCACCGACGGCGAGCCGCATCCGGAGGCGCACGTTCACCTCGAGATCTACCCGCCGTACCGGATGCCGGGTCGTCTCAAGCACCTGGCGGGCAGCGAGATCGCCGCCGGCGTCTTCACGGCCGACACGCTCCCCGAACAGACGGCGGACGAGCTGCGGAAGGTGGCCGTGTCGATCGATTGA
- a CDS encoding aminoacetone oxidase family FAD-binding enzyme, with the protein MVVIGAGAAGLVAAIFAARDRQPVLVLERTRDGGRKILISGGGRCNVLPDALEPQRFVTDSPPQLVQRLLRSWPIKGQRAFFEEDVGLPLARDAETGKWFPASNRASDVRDGLVALAQRSGARLQFETEVTGLRRAERGWIVDTTRGSIDAGRVIVATGGLSVPSTGSTGTGLVVAGALGHVVHETYPALTPLVADPAVHARLAGVSLEVAIEAASARESARTRGGFLFTHRGYSGPAVLDVAHVAVRSVRAGDRASIRVRWTGLDEAGWHDRLVGSGGFVVNVLAERLPRRLAEHLVAAAGLPPDARAASLRRDQRASLVARLVRDELPWTGDEGYRKAEVTGGGVALDEVDPRTLESRRCPGMFFCGEVLDAFGPIGGHNFAWAWATGRLAGRGSRPA; encoded by the coding sequence GTGGTCGTGATCGGCGCCGGCGCGGCCGGCCTCGTCGCCGCGATCTTCGCCGCGCGCGACCGTCAGCCGGTGCTGGTGCTCGAGCGCACCCGTGACGGCGGGAGGAAGATCCTCATCAGCGGCGGTGGACGCTGCAACGTCCTGCCCGACGCGCTCGAGCCGCAGCGTTTCGTCACCGACTCGCCGCCTCAGCTCGTGCAGCGGCTGCTGCGGTCGTGGCCAATCAAGGGCCAGCGCGCCTTCTTCGAAGAGGACGTCGGGCTTCCGCTCGCGCGCGACGCCGAAACGGGAAAGTGGTTTCCCGCATCGAATCGGGCGAGCGACGTCCGCGACGGGCTCGTGGCGCTCGCGCAACGGTCCGGCGCGCGCCTTCAGTTCGAGACGGAGGTCACGGGCCTGCGCCGTGCGGAACGCGGGTGGATCGTCGACACGACGCGCGGCTCGATCGACGCGGGGCGGGTGATCGTCGCCACCGGCGGGCTGTCGGTACCGTCGACGGGAAGCACCGGCACGGGGCTGGTCGTCGCCGGCGCGCTCGGCCACGTCGTCCACGAGACGTACCCCGCGCTGACGCCGCTCGTGGCGGATCCAGCGGTCCACGCGCGGCTCGCGGGCGTGTCGCTGGAGGTCGCGATCGAGGCGGCATCGGCTCGCGAGTCGGCGCGAACGCGGGGTGGATTCCTCTTCACGCATCGCGGCTACAGCGGCCCGGCGGTGCTCGACGTGGCTCACGTGGCCGTGCGCAGCGTGCGGGCCGGCGACCGCGCGTCGATCCGCGTCCGATGGACCGGCCTCGACGAGGCCGGCTGGCACGACCGGCTCGTCGGATCCGGCGGTTTCGTCGTCAACGTGCTGGCGGAGCGCCTGCCTCGACGCTTGGCTGAGCACCTGGTCGCGGCCGCGGGGTTGCCGCCCGATGCCCGCGCCGCCAGCCTGCGGCGCGACCAACGTGCGTCGCTCGTCGCGAGGCTGGTGCGCGACGAGCTGCCCTGGACCGGCGACGAGGGCTATCGCAAAGCGGAAGTCACGGGCGGCGGCGTCGCGCTCGACGAGGTGGATCCGCGAACGCTGGAAAGCCGCCGCTGTCCTGGGATGTTCTTCTGCGGCGAGGTGCTGGACGCGTTCGGCCCGATAGGCGGCCACAACTTCGCGTGGGCTTGGGCCACCGGACGCCTCGCTGGCCGCGGGTCGCGACCCGCGTGA
- a CDS encoding fructosamine kinase family protein, with translation MRLLGAALAAALARHAGGPVTITHRSPLSGGSINRLERLETSAGSFVLKSHPEPPPRFFQAEAEGLLALAESGASLLVPRVIAVGDEATPFLLLEHLPPAERDRDTDVRIGRGLAELHQTTAARYGFAADNYCGSTLQPNAWRDSWIDFYRTARLGYQVRLARDAGLLDSDTAARLDRVVARLDAWLTEPAEGPSLVHGDLWAGNLHITIGGQPALLDPAAYFGHREAELGMMGWFGGFSARVYDAYDDAFPLESGWRERSPLYRLYHVLNHVNLFGGSYLSDALSIASRFS, from the coding sequence ATGAGGCTGCTCGGCGCGGCGCTGGCGGCCGCGCTCGCTCGCCATGCGGGCGGTCCGGTGACCATCACGCACCGGTCGCCGCTCTCCGGCGGTTCGATCAACCGTCTCGAACGGCTCGAAACGTCCGCCGGCAGCTTCGTGCTGAAGTCGCATCCCGAGCCGCCGCCGCGCTTCTTCCAGGCAGAGGCCGAAGGACTGCTGGCGCTGGCCGAGAGCGGCGCCTCTCTCCTCGTTCCACGCGTGATCGCCGTTGGCGACGAGGCGACGCCGTTCCTGCTGCTCGAGCACTTGCCGCCCGCCGAACGGGACCGCGACACAGACGTCCGCATCGGCCGCGGCCTCGCCGAGCTCCACCAGACCACGGCCGCTCGCTACGGCTTCGCCGCCGACAACTACTGCGGCAGCACGCTCCAGCCCAACGCGTGGAGGGACTCGTGGATCGACTTCTACCGAACCGCGCGCCTCGGCTATCAGGTACGACTGGCTCGCGATGCCGGCCTGCTGGATTCCGACACCGCGGCGCGCCTCGATCGCGTCGTCGCCCGCCTCGACGCGTGGTTGACCGAACCGGCCGAAGGCCCCTCGCTCGTCCACGGCGATCTCTGGGCCGGCAACCTGCACATCACGATCGGTGGGCAGCCGGCGCTGCTCGATCCGGCTGCCTACTTCGGCCATCGCGAAGCAGAGCTGGGGATGATGGGATGGTTCGGCGGGTTCTCCGCACGCGTCTACGACGCGTATGACGACGCCTTCCCGCTGGAGTCGGGCTGGCGCGAACGAAGCCCGCTCTACCGGCTGTATCACGTGCTCAACCACGTCAACCTGTTCGGCGGGAGCTATCTGAGCGACGCGCTGTCGATTGCCAGCCGCTTCTCGTAG